A stretch of the Solanum dulcamara chromosome 6, daSolDulc1.2, whole genome shotgun sequence genome encodes the following:
- the LOC129892164 gene encoding DExH-box ATP-dependent RNA helicase DExH6-like isoform X1: protein MASTAPSSSSGFGKKRQKKGQKQHEVTNVAESTRIRVAQVLEQFRASNDEVYTFESNLSNRDRAAVHMLCRKMGMKSKSSGRGDQRHISVFKIKQNMGTLKGKDVLSCFKFSEEAKYALHDLFTRYPPDDGETSEQVVGKHSKKFDKLQGKKDDMFCKPVMSMSEIAKRVESFASRIEKTPNLRQITLQRSKLPIASFKDAITSTIESNQVVLISGETGCGKTTQVPQFILDHMWGKGETCKIVCTQPRRISATSVSERISAERGESVGDTVGYKIRLESRGGRQSSIMFCTNGILLRVLVTNRSASFNKEATGKMGKDTISDITHIIVDEIHERDRYSDFMLAILRDLLPSYPNLRLVLMSATLDAERFSKYFGGCPVIRVPGFTYPVKTFYLEDVLSIVKSTENNHLDSTSTSVMSEESILTEEYKVALDEAINLAFSDDDLDPLLDLISSDGGPKVFNYQHSLSGVTPLMVFAGKGCIGDICMLLSFGADCHLRANDGKTALDWAEQENQTEAAEIIKKHVEKSSSSCEEQQHLLDKYLSTVDPELIDDVLIEQLLRKICIDSEDGAILVFLPGWEDINRTRERLKASHFFNDQSKFSVIPLHSMVPSVEQKKVFRRPPPGCRKIVLSTNIAETAITIDDVVYVIDSGRMKEKSYDPYNNVSTLQSSWVSKASAKQREGRAGRCQPGICYHLYSKLRAASLPDFQVPEIKRIPIEELCLQVKLLNPDCKIEEFLQKTLDPPVYETIRNAIIVLQDIGALSFDEKLTELGERLGSLPVHPLTSKMLLIAILLNCLDPALTLACASDYRDPFTLPMLPNEKKRAAAAKAELASWYGGRSDQLAVVAAFEGWKSAKEIGQESRFCSMYFVSSSTMHMLSGMRKQLQSELLRNGFIPGDGSSCNLNTQDPGILHAILLAGLYPMVGRLLPPLKGGKRAVIETAGGDKVRLSPHSTNFKLSFQKFYDQPLIVYDEITRGDGGLHIKNCSVIGPLPLLLLATEIVVAPGNEDDDDGNDDDESDYEDGDEDNGEEDNIKADLSEAHQGEKIMSSPDNIVKVVVDRWIPFESTALDVAQIYCLRERLTAAILFKVTHPGKVLPEVLAASINAMACILSYNGMSGISLPLEPVDSLTTMVSATEIGQSDPGWNNRLDMNPNISPNSFGYNARHQHRNMHHQRGSIHISKGSFAHGGTMQRGHSKRKRGNGPY, encoded by the exons ATGGCTTCAACAGCTCCATCATCATCATCTGGGTTTGGGAAGAAGAGGCAGAAGAAAGGCCAAAAACAACATGAGGTTACCAATGTTGCAGAATCTACTCGGATTCGGGTTGCCCAAGTTCTTGAACAGTTCCGTGCTTCTAATGATGAAG TGTACACATTTGAATCAAACCTTTCAAATCGCGATAGAGCTGCAGTTCACATGTTATGCCGGAAAATGGGAATGAAATCAAAAAGTTCTGG GCGTGGGGATCAACGTCATATATCTGTTTTCAAGATTAAACAGAATATGGGCACACTGAAAGGAAAGGATGTGCTAAGTTGTTTTAAATTTTCGGAGGAGGCAAAATATGCTCTACATGATTTATTTACGCGATATCCACCTGATGATGGGGAGACAAGTGAACAAGTAGTTGGGAAACACAGTAAGAAATTTGATAAATTACAAGGAAAGAAGGATGATATGTTCTGTAAACCTGTGATGAGCATGTCTGAAATTGCAAAAAGGGTGGAGTCATTTGCGTCAAGAATAGAGAAAACCCCAAACCTGAGACAG ATCACATTACAAAGGTCTAAGCTTCCAATTGCTTCCTTCAAGGATGCGATTACATCAACTATAGAATCTAATCAG GTGGTCTTGATCTCTGGTGAAACTGGATGCGGTAAAACTACACAG GTCCCCCaatttattttagatcataTGTGGGGTAAAGGCGAAACATGTAAAATTGTATGTACTCAGCCACGACGAATTTCTGCCACATCAG TTTCTGAGAGAATTTCTGCTGAAAGAGGCGAAAGTGTTGGGGATACGGTTGGTTACAAG ATACGGCTGGAAAGCAGAGGTGGGAGGCAGTCATCAATCATGTTTTGTACCAATGGGATTCTACTGAGGGTCCTGGTTACCAACAGAAGTGCCAGCTTCAACAAGGAGGCTACCGGGAAAATGGGCAAGGATACCATTTCTGATATAACCCACATCATTGTG GACGAAATTCATGAGAGGGATCGCTACTCCGATTTCATGCTCGCTATTCTCAG GGACTTGCTTCCTTCTTATCCAAATTTACGTTTG GTTCTGATGAGTGCTACACTGGATGCTGAACGTTTTTCAAAATACTTCGGTGGCTGCCCAGTTATCCGAGTCCCTGGATTTACTTATCCT GTAAAAACATTCTATCTTGAGGATGTACTTTCTATTGTTAAGTCAACTGAAAATAATCACCTTGACTCCACCTCAACCAGTGTCATGTCTGAGGAATCAATATTAACAGAGGAGTACAAAGTTGCCTTAGATGAAGCAATTAATCTGGCTTTTTCAGATGATGATCTGGATCCCCTTTTAGATCTAATATCTTCTGATGGGGGACCAAAAGTCTTCAATTATCAGCATTCTTTGAGTGGAGTGACACCATTGATGGTGTTTGCTGGAAAAGGCTGCATAGGTGACATTTGCATGCTCCTCTCTTTTGGTGCTGATTGCCATTTACGTGCTAATGATGGGAAAACTGCTCTAGATTGGGCTGAGCAGGAGAATCAGACAGAAGCTGCTGAAATAATTAAGAAACACGTGGAGAAATCATCTTCCAGCTGTGAGGAGCAGCAACATTTACTTGACAAATACCTATCAACAGTTGACCCTGAACTGATTGATGATGTCCTTATTGAAcaattattaagaaaaatatgcaTAGACTCGGAGGACGGGGCCATCCTTGTTTTCCTTCCTGGTTGGGAGGACATTAACAGAACAAGAGAGAGATTGAAAGCAAGCCACTTTTTCAATGATCAGTCTAAGTTTTCAGTAATCCCTCTCCATTCTATGGTTCCATCTGTCGAGCAAAAGAAGGTTTTTAGACGCCCTCCTCCAGGCTGCCGCAAAATCGTTCTTTCAACTAATATTGCTGAAACTGCCATTACcattgatgatgttgtttatgTAATAGACAGTGGAcgaatgaaagaaaaaagttaTGATCCTTATAATAATGTATCAACTCTTCAATCTTCATGGGTCTCAAAAGCAAGTGCAAAGCAAAGAGAAGGGCGTGCTGGGCGGTGCCAGCCAGGGATTTGTTATCATCTTTATTCAAAACTTCGAGCAGCTTCATTGCCTGATTTCCAGGTTCCTGAGATTAAGAGGATTCCTATTGAGGAACTATGTCTGCAG GTCAAGCTGCTTAACCCTGATTGCAAGATAGAAGAATTCCTGCAGAAGACACTTGACCCTCCTGTTTACGAGACCATACGTAATGCAATCATTGTTCTTCAAGATATTGGGGCGTTATCATTTGATGAGAAACTTACAGAGCTTGGAGAAAGGCTAGGATCTTTACCAGTTCATCCACTTACAAGCAAAATGCTTTTAATTGCCATCTTATTGAACTGCCTTGACCCAGCATTGACTTTGGCTTGCGCTTCTGACTATAGAGATCCATTTACCCTACCCATGTTGCCAaatgagaagaagagagctGCAGCTGCAAAAGCCGAGTTAGCCTCATGGTATGGTGGAAGAAGTGATCAATTAGCAGTTGTGGCTGCGTTTGAGGGCTGGAAAAGTGCGAAAGAAATTGGTCAAGAATCGAGGTTTTGTTCTATGTACTTTGTATCATCAAGCACTATGCATATGCTATCAGGAATGCGTAAACAACTTCAATCTGAACTTTTGAGGAATGGGTTTATTCCAGGAGATGGATCTTCCTGTAACCTTAACACACAGGATCCAGGCATACTACATGCTATTCTTCTTGCTGGTTTGTACCCTATGGTTGGAAGACTGCTCCCGCCACTGAAAGGTGGTAAGAGGGCTGTCATAGAGACTGCAGGTGGTGATAAAGTTCGATTAAGCCCTCATTCTACTAACTTCAAGCTTTCATTCCAAAAATTCTATGATCAACCATTAATTGTATATGATGAGATAACTCGTGGTGATGGAGGTCTGCATATTAAGAATTGTAGTGTCATTGGGCCACTCCCACTGTTGTTGCTGGCAACAGAGATTGTAGTGGCTCCTGGaaatgaagatgatgatgatggcaatgatgatgatgaaagtGATTACGAAGATGGTGATGAGGACAATGGCGAGGAAGATAATATTAAAGCAGATCTGTCAGAAGCCCATCAAGGAGAGAAAATTATGTCTTCTCCTGATAATATAGTTAAGGTCGTTGTTGATAGATGGATTCCTTTTGAGTCAACAGCTCTTGATGTTGCTCAAATTTACTGCCTGAGAGAGAGATTAACTGCAGCAATTTTATTCAAG GTCACACATCCTGGGAAAGTTCTTCCTGAGGTTCTTGCAGCCTCTATAAATGCAATGGCTTGCATCTTGTCGTACAATGGGATGTCAGGAATCTCATTGCCGCTGGAGCCTGTGGACTCGCTTACTACAATGGTTAGTGCTACTGAGATTGGTCAGTCTGATCCTGGGTGGAATAACAGACTGGATATGAATCCCAACATTTCTCCCAATTCATTTGGGTACAATGCCCGGCATCAGCACCGCAATATGCATCATCAAAGAGGCAGCATTCATATATCAAAG GGATCATTTGCGCATGGAGGAACCATGCAAAGAGGTCATTCTAAGCGGAAGCGTGGAAATGGACCTTATTAA
- the LOC129892164 gene encoding DExH-box ATP-dependent RNA helicase DExH6-like isoform X2: protein MLCRKMGMKSKSSGRGDQRHISVFKIKQNMGTLKGKDVLSCFKFSEEAKYALHDLFTRYPPDDGETSEQVVGKHSKKFDKLQGKKDDMFCKPVMSMSEIAKRVESFASRIEKTPNLRQITLQRSKLPIASFKDAITSTIESNQVVLISGETGCGKTTQVPQFILDHMWGKGETCKIVCTQPRRISATSVSERISAERGESVGDTVGYKIRLESRGGRQSSIMFCTNGILLRVLVTNRSASFNKEATGKMGKDTISDITHIIVDEIHERDRYSDFMLAILRDLLPSYPNLRLVLMSATLDAERFSKYFGGCPVIRVPGFTYPVKTFYLEDVLSIVKSTENNHLDSTSTSVMSEESILTEEYKVALDEAINLAFSDDDLDPLLDLISSDGGPKVFNYQHSLSGVTPLMVFAGKGCIGDICMLLSFGADCHLRANDGKTALDWAEQENQTEAAEIIKKHVEKSSSSCEEQQHLLDKYLSTVDPELIDDVLIEQLLRKICIDSEDGAILVFLPGWEDINRTRERLKASHFFNDQSKFSVIPLHSMVPSVEQKKVFRRPPPGCRKIVLSTNIAETAITIDDVVYVIDSGRMKEKSYDPYNNVSTLQSSWVSKASAKQREGRAGRCQPGICYHLYSKLRAASLPDFQVPEIKRIPIEELCLQVKLLNPDCKIEEFLQKTLDPPVYETIRNAIIVLQDIGALSFDEKLTELGERLGSLPVHPLTSKMLLIAILLNCLDPALTLACASDYRDPFTLPMLPNEKKRAAAAKAELASWYGGRSDQLAVVAAFEGWKSAKEIGQESRFCSMYFVSSSTMHMLSGMRKQLQSELLRNGFIPGDGSSCNLNTQDPGILHAILLAGLYPMVGRLLPPLKGGKRAVIETAGGDKVRLSPHSTNFKLSFQKFYDQPLIVYDEITRGDGGLHIKNCSVIGPLPLLLLATEIVVAPGNEDDDDGNDDDESDYEDGDEDNGEEDNIKADLSEAHQGEKIMSSPDNIVKVVVDRWIPFESTALDVAQIYCLRERLTAAILFKVTHPGKVLPEVLAASINAMACILSYNGMSGISLPLEPVDSLTTMVSATEIGQSDPGWNNRLDMNPNISPNSFGYNARHQHRNMHHQRGSIHISKGSFAHGGTMQRGHSKRKRGNGPY, encoded by the exons ATGTTATGCCGGAAAATGGGAATGAAATCAAAAAGTTCTGG GCGTGGGGATCAACGTCATATATCTGTTTTCAAGATTAAACAGAATATGGGCACACTGAAAGGAAAGGATGTGCTAAGTTGTTTTAAATTTTCGGAGGAGGCAAAATATGCTCTACATGATTTATTTACGCGATATCCACCTGATGATGGGGAGACAAGTGAACAAGTAGTTGGGAAACACAGTAAGAAATTTGATAAATTACAAGGAAAGAAGGATGATATGTTCTGTAAACCTGTGATGAGCATGTCTGAAATTGCAAAAAGGGTGGAGTCATTTGCGTCAAGAATAGAGAAAACCCCAAACCTGAGACAG ATCACATTACAAAGGTCTAAGCTTCCAATTGCTTCCTTCAAGGATGCGATTACATCAACTATAGAATCTAATCAG GTGGTCTTGATCTCTGGTGAAACTGGATGCGGTAAAACTACACAG GTCCCCCaatttattttagatcataTGTGGGGTAAAGGCGAAACATGTAAAATTGTATGTACTCAGCCACGACGAATTTCTGCCACATCAG TTTCTGAGAGAATTTCTGCTGAAAGAGGCGAAAGTGTTGGGGATACGGTTGGTTACAAG ATACGGCTGGAAAGCAGAGGTGGGAGGCAGTCATCAATCATGTTTTGTACCAATGGGATTCTACTGAGGGTCCTGGTTACCAACAGAAGTGCCAGCTTCAACAAGGAGGCTACCGGGAAAATGGGCAAGGATACCATTTCTGATATAACCCACATCATTGTG GACGAAATTCATGAGAGGGATCGCTACTCCGATTTCATGCTCGCTATTCTCAG GGACTTGCTTCCTTCTTATCCAAATTTACGTTTG GTTCTGATGAGTGCTACACTGGATGCTGAACGTTTTTCAAAATACTTCGGTGGCTGCCCAGTTATCCGAGTCCCTGGATTTACTTATCCT GTAAAAACATTCTATCTTGAGGATGTACTTTCTATTGTTAAGTCAACTGAAAATAATCACCTTGACTCCACCTCAACCAGTGTCATGTCTGAGGAATCAATATTAACAGAGGAGTACAAAGTTGCCTTAGATGAAGCAATTAATCTGGCTTTTTCAGATGATGATCTGGATCCCCTTTTAGATCTAATATCTTCTGATGGGGGACCAAAAGTCTTCAATTATCAGCATTCTTTGAGTGGAGTGACACCATTGATGGTGTTTGCTGGAAAAGGCTGCATAGGTGACATTTGCATGCTCCTCTCTTTTGGTGCTGATTGCCATTTACGTGCTAATGATGGGAAAACTGCTCTAGATTGGGCTGAGCAGGAGAATCAGACAGAAGCTGCTGAAATAATTAAGAAACACGTGGAGAAATCATCTTCCAGCTGTGAGGAGCAGCAACATTTACTTGACAAATACCTATCAACAGTTGACCCTGAACTGATTGATGATGTCCTTATTGAAcaattattaagaaaaatatgcaTAGACTCGGAGGACGGGGCCATCCTTGTTTTCCTTCCTGGTTGGGAGGACATTAACAGAACAAGAGAGAGATTGAAAGCAAGCCACTTTTTCAATGATCAGTCTAAGTTTTCAGTAATCCCTCTCCATTCTATGGTTCCATCTGTCGAGCAAAAGAAGGTTTTTAGACGCCCTCCTCCAGGCTGCCGCAAAATCGTTCTTTCAACTAATATTGCTGAAACTGCCATTACcattgatgatgttgtttatgTAATAGACAGTGGAcgaatgaaagaaaaaagttaTGATCCTTATAATAATGTATCAACTCTTCAATCTTCATGGGTCTCAAAAGCAAGTGCAAAGCAAAGAGAAGGGCGTGCTGGGCGGTGCCAGCCAGGGATTTGTTATCATCTTTATTCAAAACTTCGAGCAGCTTCATTGCCTGATTTCCAGGTTCCTGAGATTAAGAGGATTCCTATTGAGGAACTATGTCTGCAG GTCAAGCTGCTTAACCCTGATTGCAAGATAGAAGAATTCCTGCAGAAGACACTTGACCCTCCTGTTTACGAGACCATACGTAATGCAATCATTGTTCTTCAAGATATTGGGGCGTTATCATTTGATGAGAAACTTACAGAGCTTGGAGAAAGGCTAGGATCTTTACCAGTTCATCCACTTACAAGCAAAATGCTTTTAATTGCCATCTTATTGAACTGCCTTGACCCAGCATTGACTTTGGCTTGCGCTTCTGACTATAGAGATCCATTTACCCTACCCATGTTGCCAaatgagaagaagagagctGCAGCTGCAAAAGCCGAGTTAGCCTCATGGTATGGTGGAAGAAGTGATCAATTAGCAGTTGTGGCTGCGTTTGAGGGCTGGAAAAGTGCGAAAGAAATTGGTCAAGAATCGAGGTTTTGTTCTATGTACTTTGTATCATCAAGCACTATGCATATGCTATCAGGAATGCGTAAACAACTTCAATCTGAACTTTTGAGGAATGGGTTTATTCCAGGAGATGGATCTTCCTGTAACCTTAACACACAGGATCCAGGCATACTACATGCTATTCTTCTTGCTGGTTTGTACCCTATGGTTGGAAGACTGCTCCCGCCACTGAAAGGTGGTAAGAGGGCTGTCATAGAGACTGCAGGTGGTGATAAAGTTCGATTAAGCCCTCATTCTACTAACTTCAAGCTTTCATTCCAAAAATTCTATGATCAACCATTAATTGTATATGATGAGATAACTCGTGGTGATGGAGGTCTGCATATTAAGAATTGTAGTGTCATTGGGCCACTCCCACTGTTGTTGCTGGCAACAGAGATTGTAGTGGCTCCTGGaaatgaagatgatgatgatggcaatgatgatgatgaaagtGATTACGAAGATGGTGATGAGGACAATGGCGAGGAAGATAATATTAAAGCAGATCTGTCAGAAGCCCATCAAGGAGAGAAAATTATGTCTTCTCCTGATAATATAGTTAAGGTCGTTGTTGATAGATGGATTCCTTTTGAGTCAACAGCTCTTGATGTTGCTCAAATTTACTGCCTGAGAGAGAGATTAACTGCAGCAATTTTATTCAAG GTCACACATCCTGGGAAAGTTCTTCCTGAGGTTCTTGCAGCCTCTATAAATGCAATGGCTTGCATCTTGTCGTACAATGGGATGTCAGGAATCTCATTGCCGCTGGAGCCTGTGGACTCGCTTACTACAATGGTTAGTGCTACTGAGATTGGTCAGTCTGATCCTGGGTGGAATAACAGACTGGATATGAATCCCAACATTTCTCCCAATTCATTTGGGTACAATGCCCGGCATCAGCACCGCAATATGCATCATCAAAGAGGCAGCATTCATATATCAAAG GGATCATTTGCGCATGGAGGAACCATGCAAAGAGGTCATTCTAAGCGGAAGCGTGGAAATGGACCTTATTAA